The sequence TAAAATTTCAGGTTCTGCCGGAGCGGACCATAAGTCCGATCGGGTGATCGATATCCATACACTGGGGCGCAATTTTGAATAGTGCACAGCAGCAAGACGGCCTGAAGCGCGGGCTTAAGAATCGCCACATCCAGCTGATCGCGCTGGGCGGGGCGATCGGCACCGGCTTGTTTCTCGGCTCCGCCAGCGTGTTGAAGGCAGCCGGCCCGTCGATGATTCTCGGCTACGCGATCGGCGGCATCATCGCCTTCATGATCATGCGGCAGCTTGGTGAAATGGTGGCGCAGGAGCCGGTTGCCGGTTCGTTCAGCCACTTCGCGTACAAATATTGGGGCGACTTTCCCGGCTTCCTGTCCGGCTGGAACTACTGGGTGCTGTACGTACTCGTGAGTATGGCCGAGTTGACCGCAGTCGGCACCTACGTGCATTACTGGTGGCCAGGGGTGCCCACGTGGGTCTCGGCGCTGGTGTGCTTCGCCGTCATCAACGCGATCAATCTCGCCAACGTCAAAGCGTACGGCGAAACCGAATTCTGGTTTGCGATCATCAAGGTCGTGGCGGTGATCGGCATGATCCTGTTCGGCGGCTACCTGCTGATCAGCGGTCACGGTGGCCCGCAAGCCTCGATCACCAATCTCTGGGCCGACGGCGGCTTTTTCCCGCACGGTTTTCACGGCCTGTTCATGATGCTCGCGGTCATCATGTTTTCGTTCGGCGGCCTCGAGTTGATCGGCATTACGGCCGCTGAAGCGGCTGACCCGCAGAAGAGCATTCCGAAGGCCGTGAATCAGGTGATCTACCGGATTCTGATTTTCTACATCTGCTCGCTGGCGGTGCTGCTCTCGTTGTATCCGTGGAATCAGGTGGCGGCCGGCGGCAGCCCGTTCGTGATGATCTTCTCGCAGATCGGCTCGACGCTGACCGCGAACATCCTCAACGTGGTGGTGCTGACGGCGGCGCTGTCGGTGTACAACAGCGGCGTGTATGCGAATAGCCGCATGCTCTACGGCCTCGCGGAACAGGGCAATGCACCGCGCGCGCTGATGAAGGTCGACCGCCGTGGCGTGCCGTATATGGCGATTGGTTTGTCGGCGCTCGCCACGTTCACCTGCGTCATCATCAACTATCTGATTCCGGCCGAAGCGCTTGGTTTGCTGATGGCGCTGGTGGTGGCCGCGCTGGTGTTGAACTGGGCGTTGATCAGCCTCACGCATCTGAAGTCGCGCAAGGCGATGGTGGCGGCAGGCGAGACGCTCGTGTTCAAGTCGTTCTGGTTCCCGGTCAGCAACTGGATCTGCCTCGCTTTTATGGCGCTGATCCTCGTGATTCTGGTGATGACGCCGGGCCTGTCGGTCTCGGTGTGGCTCGTGCCTGCATGGCTGGTCGTGATGTGGGCCGGCTACGTGTTCAAGCGCCGGCGCGCAGCGATGCATGGCGGCGCGCGAGTGGCAGGGCAGTAAGACGGATGGTGGGCGCCGGCGCCGTTGGCGTCGGACTGCCCAATGTCGAGAAGCGCTTCAATATGCGGCGGAACGTCACATATTGCTTAGG comes from Burkholderia sp. GAS332 and encodes:
- a CDS encoding aromatic amino acid:proton symporter, AAT family, whose protein sequence is MNSAQQQDGLKRGLKNRHIQLIALGGAIGTGLFLGSASVLKAAGPSMILGYAIGGIIAFMIMRQLGEMVAQEPVAGSFSHFAYKYWGDFPGFLSGWNYWVLYVLVSMAELTAVGTYVHYWWPGVPTWVSALVCFAVINAINLANVKAYGETEFWFAIIKVVAVIGMILFGGYLLISGHGGPQASITNLWADGGFFPHGFHGLFMMLAVIMFSFGGLELIGITAAEAADPQKSIPKAVNQVIYRILIFYICSLAVLLSLYPWNQVAAGGSPFVMIFSQIGSTLTANILNVVVLTAALSVYNSGVYANSRMLYGLAEQGNAPRALMKVDRRGVPYMAIGLSALATFTCVIINYLIPAEALGLLMALVVAALVLNWALISLTHLKSRKAMVAAGETLVFKSFWFPVSNWICLAFMALILVILVMTPGLSVSVWLVPAWLVVMWAGYVFKRRRAAMHGGARVAGQ